Genomic DNA from Candidatus Zymogenus saltonus:
TGATCTCCGGCTCATCGGCCGTTTCAGTCCCCATATCAAAATAATCGGCGTCCTGCTCGAGGGTGAACCTGAACTTGCACTTCGGGCACCCGATCGTCTGATCCGGCCCGGGTACCTCGTCGTCTTTTATCCTTCCCGTAAATCCGCACTCGGGACAGACTATCTTCATAAATTTCTCCTCCTCGGCCGTTAGGTCTACCCTTACGCGTCGATTTGAATATTAATAGACTACCCTAAAAACATCCCACCCATTTTTAAGAATAGCAAAGGGAGAGAAGGCTGTCAACACGATTTCGGCCGGCTGGTTTTATATGTCGACCTCTCTACCCCGCTCGAGGAATTTTGTATACTCCGCCTCAGGAACGAGGGAACCGCCGGTGCTCCAAAGGATGTGAACAGAGTATTCCATCTTCTTTTCCAGTCCGTTTTCCCTTATGTAGTCCTTTGCGCAATTGTCCAGGGAGAGGTGTACCGGCCCCATGAATCCCGCCGTGGCGGAGGGTTCAACCCTTATCCCCTCGCTTGCATTGAGCATATGAAGGAAGCAGAATAGGTCGTCGTCCGTTACCGTAAAGAGGCCCGAGACGAGGTTTTTGACCATAGATCCCGCAAGGATCGAGGGGCTGCTCACGGCAAGGCCGTCCGCCTCGGTGACGTTGTTGAGGCCCGCGTCGTAGATCGACACCCCCTCTTTAAAGTCGGTCAACACACCTAAAAGAAAGGCGGGGGCGCAGACCGGCTCCGCGAAGAAGGAATGAACGTCGTCGCCGAAGACATGCTTCAGCCCGAATGTGATTCCCCCCGGCGCCCCGCCGACGCCGCACGGTATGTAGACGAAGAGGGGATGGTCACCGTCGACGGTCAACCCCGTTTCGTTCAGTTGGTGTTCAAGCCTCAGCGCAGAAACTGCATACCCCAAAAAGAGGTGGATCGAGCTCTCGTCGTCCACGAAATAGGTGTAAGGGTCGTTTGCGGCAGCCTCCCGCCCAGCCTTGACGGCCCGGGTGTAATCCTCTTCATGCTCTACGACAGTGACT
This window encodes:
- a CDS encoding D-serine ammonia-lyase; its protein translation is MIMGSKWGERREIIEKVGGASPLFWINDCHKDVADVLPNLPLSLSDIVDAGERLNRFAPLISRLFGETRGAGGIIESPLIPAPSLKERMSQKLGVDIKGRLFIKGDHALPIAGSVKARGGIYEVLHFAEALATENGLLKRTDPYLKILDAEVQGVFKKYTVSVGSTGNLGISVGVTAAALGLNGTVHMSSEAKGWKKSFLRERGVTVVEHEEDYTRAVKAGREAAANDPYTYFVDDESSIHLFLGYAVSALRLEHQLNETGLTVDGDHPLFVYIPCGVGGAPGGITFGLKHVFGDDVHSFFAEPVCAPAFLLGVLTDFKEGVSIYDAGLNNVTEADGLAVSSPSILAGSMVKNLVSGLFTVTDDDLFCFLHMLNASEGIRVEPSATAGFMGPVHLSLDNCAKDYIRENGLEKKMEYSVHILWSTGGSLVPEAEYTKFLERGREVDI